In Alkalimarinus alittae, the DNA window CCCATTATGATAAACCCTGTAATCAATCATTAAACCGTTCAAAATCAAAAGGATAGATATCATGAAAAACTTATTTATTACTGCTGTTATCACTTCATCTTTGCTAAGTGGCGCTGCATTAGCTAAGGATGACTGCACTGACCCCGTTAAAGACTGGCAGCCTAAAGAGCAACTACAACAGTTGATGGTAGACAAAGGCTGGGACGTAAAGCGAATCAAAGTAGATGATGGTTGCTATGAAGTTAAGGGGTTAGATCGAAGTGGCCATGAAGTAGAAGCCAAATTCTCACCCGCTTCATTTAATATTTTAGAGCTTGAAATTAAGTTTACCGGTTCAGGAGATGCATCCGACTACTTGGATCTAAAACCTCAAACCACCCCTTAATTTTTTGCTATCAAGGTACAGCCTCTAAGGCTGTGCCTCAAAAAATTAGCTAGTATTATTAATCACCTTTTTGTTAGGGTTATCCATCGATTTCAACGAGCAGATCTACACACCAATCATTAACGATGG includes these proteins:
- a CDS encoding PepSY domain-containing protein — its product is MKNLFITAVITSSLLSGAALAKDDCTDPVKDWQPKEQLQQLMVDKGWDVKRIKVDDGCYEVKGLDRSGHEVEAKFSPASFNILELEIKFTGSGDASDYLDLKPQTTP